The following proteins are encoded in a genomic region of Struthio camelus isolate bStrCam1 chromosome 3, bStrCam1.hap1, whole genome shotgun sequence:
- the SLC18B1 gene encoding MFS-type transporter SLC18B1 isoform X1 yields the protein MGSQATDGAEVTAPPEDGIPEALGEESGRFTREQLFTMVATASLNFSSMICYSILGPFFPAEAEKKGASNTVVGMIFGCFALFNFLTSLILGNYLTQIGAKFMFVAGMFVSGCVTILFGMLDKVPSGPVFISLCFLVRAMDAVGFAAAMTASFSILAKAFPNNIATVMGSLEIFTGLGMVLGPPLGGFLYQSFGYEVPFITLGCLMLVLVPVNMFLLPKYDSIPSKDSFWKLVLLPEVLLLCLTIFSLSACLGFLDPTMSLFILKKFKLPAGYVGLVFLGLALSYSLSSPFLGLLSDKLPYLRKWLLVSGGLITAVCFFMLGPAPVLHIESQLWTFVLVLVLIGFSLGMSAIPVFPEILHCAYDNGFEEGLSLLGLVSGLLSAMWSLGAFVGPTLGGFLYEKLGFEWASAIQGGWSLLSGLAIGIFYIIEATRRSSSSSLQNLSGSNEERTHLLGSET from the exons ATGGGGAGCCAGGCGACGGACGGCGCGGAGGTCACGGCACCGCCAG aagatGGCATACCAGAAGCGCTTGGTGAAGAATCGGGAAGATTTACCAGAGAACAGCTATTTACAATGGTTGCAACAGCTTCTCTCAACTTCAGTTCAATGATATGCTATTCAATCCTGGGTCCCTTTTTCCCTGCAGAG gcagaaaaaaaaggtgCCAGTAACACAGTTGTTGGCATGATTTTTGGATGTTTTGCTTTATTCAATTTCTTGACTTCTTTAATCTTAGGAAATTAT CTTACGCAAATTGGAGCAAAATTCATGTTTGTAGCAGGGATGTTTGTTTCTGGATGTGTTACAATTCTGTTTGG AATGCTGGACAAGGTGCCCAGTGGACCAGTGTTCATCAGTTTGTGCTTTTTAGTAAGAGCAATGGATGCAGTAGGTTTTGCAGCAGCAATGACGGCGTCATTTTCAATCCTTGCAAAGGCATTCCCCAATAACATAGCTACTGTCATG GGCAGCCTTGAAATTTTTACAGGGCTTGGAATGGTGCTGGGCCCACCTTTAGGTGGTTTTTTATATCAATCATTTGGTTATGAGGTCCCTTTCATTACACTGGGGTGTCTGATGTTGGTCTTGGTGCCTGTGAATATGTTTCTGTTGCCAAAATATG ATTCGATCCCTAGCAAGGATTCCTTTTGGAAGCTCGTTCTTCTGCCAGAAGTCTTACTTCTCTGTCTTACTATATTTTCTCTAAGTGCATGCTTGGGCTTTTTGGATCCTACAATGTCTCTGTTTATCCTAAAGAAG TTCAAACTCCCAGCTGGTTATGTAGGCTTAGTATTCCTAGGTTTGGCACTCTCgtattccctttcttctcctttccttggaCTCTTAAGCGACAAGCTGCCA TACCTCAGGAAGTGGCTGCTGGTTTCTGGAGGCTTAATAACAGCAGTGTGCTTTTTCATGTTAGGACCTGCTCCTGTACTGCACATTGAGAG TCAGCTGTGGACTTTTGTCCTAGTGCTGGTTTTGATTGGCTTTTCCCTTGGCATGAGCGCTATTCCAGTATTTCCAGAGATACTGCACTGTGCATA TGATAATGGATTTGAAGAAGGTCTGAGTCTGTTGGGACTGGTGTCTGGGCTCCTCAGTGCCATGTGGTCTCTTGG TGCATTTGTAGGTCCCACTCTAGGAGGTTTTCTATATGAGAAGCTGGGTTTTGAATGGGCCTCAGCCATCCAAGGGGGATGGTCGCTGTTAAGT GGACTCGCAATTGGAATATTCTATATCATTGAGGCCACAAGGAGGAG TTCCAGTTCCAGCCTGCAAAACCTTTCTGGCAGTAATGAAGAAAGAACTCATCTGTTGGGTAGTGAAACATAG
- the RPS12 gene encoding small ribosomal subunit protein eS12, which produces MAEEGITAGGVMDVNTALQEVLKTALIHDGLARGIREAAKALDKRQAHLCVLASNCDEPMYVKLVEALCAEHQINLIKVDDNKKLGEWVGLCKIDREGKPRKVVGCSCVVVKDYGKESQAKDVIEEYFKCKK; this is translated from the exons ATGGCCGAGGAAGG CATTACTGCTGGAGGTGTAATGGATGTTAACACCGCCCTGCAAGAAGTGCTGAAGACCGCACTTATCCATGATGGCCTAGCTCGTGGTATACGCGAAGCAGCCAAAGCCTTGGACAA ACGCCAAGCCCATCTCTGTGTTCTGGCTTCAAATTGTGATGAACCCATGTACGTAAAGTTAGTTGAAGCACTTTGTGCAGAACACCAGATCAACTTAATAAAG GTTGATGACAACAAAAAACTGGGTGAATGGGTAGGTCTCTGCAAGATCGACAGAGAAGGAAAACCTCGCAAAGTAGTGGGCTGCAGTTGTGTGGTTGTCAAA GACTATGGCAAGGAATCTCAGGCCAAAGATGTCATCGAGGAATACTTCAAGtgcaagaaatga
- the SLC18B1 gene encoding MFS-type transporter SLC18B1 isoform X4: protein MIFNLQLTQIGAKFMFVAGMFVSGCVTILFGMLDKVPSGPVFISLCFLVRAMDAVGFAAAMTASFSILAKAFPNNIATVMGSLEIFTGLGMVLGPPLGGFLYQSFGYEVPFITLGCLMLVLVPVNMFLLPKYDSIPSKDSFWKLVLLPEVLLLCLTIFSLSACLGFLDPTMSLFILKKFKLPAGYVGLVFLGLALSYSLSSPFLGLLSDKLPYLRKWLLVSGGLITAVCFFMLGPAPVLHIESQLWTFVLVLVLIGFSLGMSAIPVFPEILHCAYDNGFEEGLSLLGLVSGLLSAMWSLGAFVGPTLGGFLYEKLGFEWASAIQGGWSLLSGLAIGIFYIIEATRRSSSSSLQNLSGSNEERTHLLGSET, encoded by the exons ATGATATTTAATTTACAGCTTACGCAAATTGGAGCAAAATTCATGTTTGTAGCAGGGATGTTTGTTTCTGGATGTGTTACAATTCTGTTTGG AATGCTGGACAAGGTGCCCAGTGGACCAGTGTTCATCAGTTTGTGCTTTTTAGTAAGAGCAATGGATGCAGTAGGTTTTGCAGCAGCAATGACGGCGTCATTTTCAATCCTTGCAAAGGCATTCCCCAATAACATAGCTACTGTCATG GGCAGCCTTGAAATTTTTACAGGGCTTGGAATGGTGCTGGGCCCACCTTTAGGTGGTTTTTTATATCAATCATTTGGTTATGAGGTCCCTTTCATTACACTGGGGTGTCTGATGTTGGTCTTGGTGCCTGTGAATATGTTTCTGTTGCCAAAATATG ATTCGATCCCTAGCAAGGATTCCTTTTGGAAGCTCGTTCTTCTGCCAGAAGTCTTACTTCTCTGTCTTACTATATTTTCTCTAAGTGCATGCTTGGGCTTTTTGGATCCTACAATGTCTCTGTTTATCCTAAAGAAG TTCAAACTCCCAGCTGGTTATGTAGGCTTAGTATTCCTAGGTTTGGCACTCTCgtattccctttcttctcctttccttggaCTCTTAAGCGACAAGCTGCCA TACCTCAGGAAGTGGCTGCTGGTTTCTGGAGGCTTAATAACAGCAGTGTGCTTTTTCATGTTAGGACCTGCTCCTGTACTGCACATTGAGAG TCAGCTGTGGACTTTTGTCCTAGTGCTGGTTTTGATTGGCTTTTCCCTTGGCATGAGCGCTATTCCAGTATTTCCAGAGATACTGCACTGTGCATA TGATAATGGATTTGAAGAAGGTCTGAGTCTGTTGGGACTGGTGTCTGGGCTCCTCAGTGCCATGTGGTCTCTTGG TGCATTTGTAGGTCCCACTCTAGGAGGTTTTCTATATGAGAAGCTGGGTTTTGAATGGGCCTCAGCCATCCAAGGGGGATGGTCGCTGTTAAGT GGACTCGCAATTGGAATATTCTATATCATTGAGGCCACAAGGAGGAG TTCCAGTTCCAGCCTGCAAAACCTTTCTGGCAGTAATGAAGAAAGAACTCATCTGTTGGGTAGTGAAACATAG
- the SLC18B1 gene encoding MFS-type transporter SLC18B1 isoform X3, with the protein MVATASLNFSSMICYSILGPFFPAEAEKKGASNTVVGMIFGCFALFNFLTSLILGNYLTQIGAKFMFVAGMFVSGCVTILFGMLDKVPSGPVFISLCFLVRAMDAVGFAAAMTASFSILAKAFPNNIATVMGSLEIFTGLGMVLGPPLGGFLYQSFGYEVPFITLGCLMLVLVPVNMFLLPKYDSIPSKDSFWKLVLLPEVLLLCLTIFSLSACLGFLDPTMSLFILKKFKLPAGYVGLVFLGLALSYSLSSPFLGLLSDKLPYLRKWLLVSGGLITAVCFFMLGPAPVLHIESQLWTFVLVLVLIGFSLGMSAIPVFPEILHCAYDNGFEEGLSLLGLVSGLLSAMWSLGAFVGPTLGGFLYEKLGFEWASAIQGGWSLLSGLAIGIFYIIEATRRSSSSSLQNLSGSNEERTHLLGSET; encoded by the exons ATGGTTGCAACAGCTTCTCTCAACTTCAGTTCAATGATATGCTATTCAATCCTGGGTCCCTTTTTCCCTGCAGAG gcagaaaaaaaaggtgCCAGTAACACAGTTGTTGGCATGATTTTTGGATGTTTTGCTTTATTCAATTTCTTGACTTCTTTAATCTTAGGAAATTAT CTTACGCAAATTGGAGCAAAATTCATGTTTGTAGCAGGGATGTTTGTTTCTGGATGTGTTACAATTCTGTTTGG AATGCTGGACAAGGTGCCCAGTGGACCAGTGTTCATCAGTTTGTGCTTTTTAGTAAGAGCAATGGATGCAGTAGGTTTTGCAGCAGCAATGACGGCGTCATTTTCAATCCTTGCAAAGGCATTCCCCAATAACATAGCTACTGTCATG GGCAGCCTTGAAATTTTTACAGGGCTTGGAATGGTGCTGGGCCCACCTTTAGGTGGTTTTTTATATCAATCATTTGGTTATGAGGTCCCTTTCATTACACTGGGGTGTCTGATGTTGGTCTTGGTGCCTGTGAATATGTTTCTGTTGCCAAAATATG ATTCGATCCCTAGCAAGGATTCCTTTTGGAAGCTCGTTCTTCTGCCAGAAGTCTTACTTCTCTGTCTTACTATATTTTCTCTAAGTGCATGCTTGGGCTTTTTGGATCCTACAATGTCTCTGTTTATCCTAAAGAAG TTCAAACTCCCAGCTGGTTATGTAGGCTTAGTATTCCTAGGTTTGGCACTCTCgtattccctttcttctcctttccttggaCTCTTAAGCGACAAGCTGCCA TACCTCAGGAAGTGGCTGCTGGTTTCTGGAGGCTTAATAACAGCAGTGTGCTTTTTCATGTTAGGACCTGCTCCTGTACTGCACATTGAGAG TCAGCTGTGGACTTTTGTCCTAGTGCTGGTTTTGATTGGCTTTTCCCTTGGCATGAGCGCTATTCCAGTATTTCCAGAGATACTGCACTGTGCATA TGATAATGGATTTGAAGAAGGTCTGAGTCTGTTGGGACTGGTGTCTGGGCTCCTCAGTGCCATGTGGTCTCTTGG TGCATTTGTAGGTCCCACTCTAGGAGGTTTTCTATATGAGAAGCTGGGTTTTGAATGGGCCTCAGCCATCCAAGGGGGATGGTCGCTGTTAAGT GGACTCGCAATTGGAATATTCTATATCATTGAGGCCACAAGGAGGAG TTCCAGTTCCAGCCTGCAAAACCTTTCTGGCAGTAATGAAGAAAGAACTCATCTGTTGGGTAGTGAAACATAG
- the LOC104153126 gene encoding pantetheinase: MPRDFPDMAIASLGVGFLALGNSQFHARLFLIKSPVFACPVLIWSDFQASDMGLCKGHASAAVFILSVLEACALDSYIAAVYEHNVILSEDTEIPVSPEDAFVLMDKNMDILEAAIKAAAKQGAHIIVTPEDGIYGWVFTRETIYPYLEDIPDPEVDWIPCTDPERFTPSPVQKRLSCLARNNSIYVVANMGDKKPCDSSDPRCPSDGRYQYNTNVVFDSEGKLVARYHKYNLFVTEKQFNYPKEPEFVTFNTSFGYFGIFTCADILFHEPAVVLTSRFQVDTILFPTAWGNTLPLLSAVQFHSAWAMGMGVNFLSANTRNSSLDMTGSGIYAPDGPRAYHYNTETENGHLLVTELSSRPRLSPSYPAAVNWKLYASSIKQLPSNNHHFSGIVYHDLFSFTELTEPEENLTICQKDLCCHLSYKMAEKQKEDIYVLGAFDGLHIVEGEYYLQICTLLKCKSTDLKSCGQPVETAQTKFDMFSLSGTFGTHYVFPEVLYSGVQLAPGEFEVLTDGRLISQTHTSRPVLSVTLFGRWYEKDPPHTEQASL, encoded by the exons ATGCCCCGAGACTTTCCGGACATGGCGATTGCATCACTTGGTGTCGGCTTTCTGGCACTGGGGAATTCCCAATTTCATGCAAGacttttcttaataaaatcaCCTGTCTTTGCTTGCCCCGTCCTCATTTGGAGTGACTTCCAGGCTTCAGATATGGGTCTTTGTAAAGGTCATGCCTCTGCTGCGGTTTTTATCCTGTCTGTTCTTGAGGCCTGTGCCCTGGACAGCTACATTGCAGCCGTCTATGAGCACAATGTCATCTTGTCAGAGGACACTGAAATACCTGTTTCTCCTGAGGATGCCTTCGTGCTAATGGACAAAAACATGGATATTTTGGAAGCAGCCATCAAAGCAGCAGCCAAACAG GGTGCCCATATCATTGTGACTCCTGAGGATGGCATTTATGGCTGGGTCTTCACAAGGGAAACAATATACCCTTATCTTGAGGATATCCCAGACCCAGAGGTGGACTGGATTCCATGTACTGATCCTGAAAG ATTTACCCCTTCACCAGTGCAGAAGAGACTGAGCTGTCTAGCAAGGAATAACTCTATCTATGTGGTTGCAAATATGGGAGACAAGAAGCCTTGTGATTCCAGTGATCCAAGATGCCCAAGTGACGGTCGCTATCAATACAATACCAACGTTGTCTTTGATTCAGAAGGGAAATTGGTGGCTCGTTATCACAAA TACAACCTTTTTGTGACAGAGAAACAGTTTAATTATCCCAAGGAGCCAGAATTCGTGACTTTCAATACATCCTTTGGATACTTCGGCATTTTCACTTGTGCAGACATACTCTTTCACGAGCCTGCTGTGGTCTTGACAAGCAGATTTCAAGTTGACACCATACTGTTCCCAACAGCGTGGGGTAATACTCTCCCGCTTTTGTCAGCTGTCCAGTTCCACTCAGCGTGGGCTATGGGAATGGGTGTCAACTTTCTTTCAGCGAACACACGCAACTCCAGTTTAGATATGACGG GGAGTGGTATTTATGCCCCAGATGGTCCGAGAGCATATCATTataatacagaaacagaaaatggtCACCTCTTGGTGACAGAACTGAGTTCACGCCCACGTCTGTCTCCCTCTTATCCTGCTGCTGTGAACTGGAAATTGTATGCCAGCAGCATCAAACAGCTTCCATCAAATAACCACCATTTCAGTGGAATTGTTTACCATGATCTCTTTTCCTTCACTGAACTCACTGAGCCTGAGGAAAATCTTACCATTTGCCAGAAGGACCTCTGTTGCCATTTGAGTTACAAGAtggcagagaaacaaaaagaagacATTTATGTTCTAGGTGCTTTTGATGGGCTACATATTGTGGAAGGAGAGTATTATTTGCAG ATATGCACGCTGCTGAAGTGTAAAAGCACAGACCTGAAAAGCTGTGGGCAGCCCGTGGAGACTGCTCAGACCAAGTTTGACATGTTCTCCCTGAGTGGCACGTTCGGCACTCACTACGTCTTTCCAGAAGTCCTGTACAGCGGGGTTCAGCTGGCCCCTGGGGAATTTGAG GTGCTAACCGATGGACGTCTGATAAGCCAGACTCATACATCTAGGCCAGTTTTGAGTGTGACGCTCTTTGGGAGGTGGTATGAAAAGGACCCACCACACACAGAACAAGCTTCACTGTAA
- the SLC18B1 gene encoding MFS-type transporter SLC18B1 isoform X2, with protein MGSQATDGAEVTAPPDGIPEALGEESGRFTREQLFTMVATASLNFSSMICYSILGPFFPAEAEKKGASNTVVGMIFGCFALFNFLTSLILGNYLTQIGAKFMFVAGMFVSGCVTILFGMLDKVPSGPVFISLCFLVRAMDAVGFAAAMTASFSILAKAFPNNIATVMGSLEIFTGLGMVLGPPLGGFLYQSFGYEVPFITLGCLMLVLVPVNMFLLPKYDSIPSKDSFWKLVLLPEVLLLCLTIFSLSACLGFLDPTMSLFILKKFKLPAGYVGLVFLGLALSYSLSSPFLGLLSDKLPYLRKWLLVSGGLITAVCFFMLGPAPVLHIESQLWTFVLVLVLIGFSLGMSAIPVFPEILHCAYDNGFEEGLSLLGLVSGLLSAMWSLGAFVGPTLGGFLYEKLGFEWASAIQGGWSLLSGLAIGIFYIIEATRRSSSSSLQNLSGSNEERTHLLGSET; from the exons ATGGGGAGCCAGGCGACGGACGGCGCGGAGGTCACGGCACCGCCAG atGGCATACCAGAAGCGCTTGGTGAAGAATCGGGAAGATTTACCAGAGAACAGCTATTTACAATGGTTGCAACAGCTTCTCTCAACTTCAGTTCAATGATATGCTATTCAATCCTGGGTCCCTTTTTCCCTGCAGAG gcagaaaaaaaaggtgCCAGTAACACAGTTGTTGGCATGATTTTTGGATGTTTTGCTTTATTCAATTTCTTGACTTCTTTAATCTTAGGAAATTAT CTTACGCAAATTGGAGCAAAATTCATGTTTGTAGCAGGGATGTTTGTTTCTGGATGTGTTACAATTCTGTTTGG AATGCTGGACAAGGTGCCCAGTGGACCAGTGTTCATCAGTTTGTGCTTTTTAGTAAGAGCAATGGATGCAGTAGGTTTTGCAGCAGCAATGACGGCGTCATTTTCAATCCTTGCAAAGGCATTCCCCAATAACATAGCTACTGTCATG GGCAGCCTTGAAATTTTTACAGGGCTTGGAATGGTGCTGGGCCCACCTTTAGGTGGTTTTTTATATCAATCATTTGGTTATGAGGTCCCTTTCATTACACTGGGGTGTCTGATGTTGGTCTTGGTGCCTGTGAATATGTTTCTGTTGCCAAAATATG ATTCGATCCCTAGCAAGGATTCCTTTTGGAAGCTCGTTCTTCTGCCAGAAGTCTTACTTCTCTGTCTTACTATATTTTCTCTAAGTGCATGCTTGGGCTTTTTGGATCCTACAATGTCTCTGTTTATCCTAAAGAAG TTCAAACTCCCAGCTGGTTATGTAGGCTTAGTATTCCTAGGTTTGGCACTCTCgtattccctttcttctcctttccttggaCTCTTAAGCGACAAGCTGCCA TACCTCAGGAAGTGGCTGCTGGTTTCTGGAGGCTTAATAACAGCAGTGTGCTTTTTCATGTTAGGACCTGCTCCTGTACTGCACATTGAGAG TCAGCTGTGGACTTTTGTCCTAGTGCTGGTTTTGATTGGCTTTTCCCTTGGCATGAGCGCTATTCCAGTATTTCCAGAGATACTGCACTGTGCATA TGATAATGGATTTGAAGAAGGTCTGAGTCTGTTGGGACTGGTGTCTGGGCTCCTCAGTGCCATGTGGTCTCTTGG TGCATTTGTAGGTCCCACTCTAGGAGGTTTTCTATATGAGAAGCTGGGTTTTGAATGGGCCTCAGCCATCCAAGGGGGATGGTCGCTGTTAAGT GGACTCGCAATTGGAATATTCTATATCATTGAGGCCACAAGGAGGAG TTCCAGTTCCAGCCTGCAAAACCTTTCTGGCAGTAATGAAGAAAGAACTCATCTGTTGGGTAGTGAAACATAG